The following nucleotide sequence is from Glycine max cultivar Williams 82 chromosome 9, Glycine_max_v4.0, whole genome shotgun sequence.
TTGCTTCTTATTTAGTTTTATGTGTTGGAtaattgtttttagttttgacAAACCTTGTTTTATAAAAGCATAACTCTAACATTTTATCTAAAGGTTTTTAGAAAACAGTTTTAAAGTTAAGAAGTAGAATCTACTTTGCATCTGAAAAAGAAAGCCAACATttgttgaaaacaaaatttgtgaCTTTAGAGGTAGCTTTCTAAGAAATAGCTTAAAGTATTAACTTGGAATTCATATATTAGACTATTATTTTATCCAAGTGTTTAAGAAGAAAAAGCTTTGCTCCTAACAAAACTTTTGATAAAGCATAATATTGCAGGTTTTTATGCTTACAGGTGCCGCAAGAAAATATGTTGGTGAAATTAATGCCTTATTTACTTGAGACTATATCCGTCATTTAGATACAATTAGAAGCCTAAAGTTATGATCCAAAAATGAAGATTTCTATGAAGCGTAGgctctaaattttgaaaaatgatgaattatcaattattatggaccaaaagaataaaacattgatatagttttctattattttgtaaattataaattttcccGTCTTTTTAAATCCATTAATCAAACCTTGATTGTTTGGACCCACACATCATGAGacaattatcattattataatagtgaaataaaacaaaaagaacacAACCTTAATATTTTGTCTAAGGATCTTGATTTATTCTTCTTCGTACCTTTGATCCTTAAGGGGAAATTATGGTCTCCTTTATTCATTATGCACAAAATACATGTCGTCAATTgtataagaatcaagaagacaAATACAACATTTGTTTAGCTTAACATAAACCACtagatcaatgaaagaaagattaGATTGGCTTCATTATGTAACAAGTTGCACAAAAATCTGATTAGTCTCTGATTCTTAATTATCTATGGCTAAAAAGTCAAGTGTCTGGATCAACACTAGTCGGTTTTGAATTAAGAAGTGGTTGAAGAGCTTTGACAACAATAGTCATGTTTGGCCTAAAGTCAGCTTCATATTGTACACAAAGTGCTGCAACTGCTGCTAACTACATAATCATACCAAACATTAGTTACACACCATTTATTATATTGAATATTGAGTGTATTTGAGTAAAGATACCTTAAGCACTTATTCAATAAGTGCCTACTAAACGAGAGCTTATTTATAGGCTTAATTGTgaaacttttgaaaataatctaaaaacaatttatttggaAAATGCTAGCAACACCCTCTTtacttttagttaaaaattattgaaaacaacaaaatcaaGTAAAAGACTCATTAAATAAAAGTCATACCCCTAGAAATTTgtgtttttcaataaatttcagccATTAATAGTGAATTAGAAAGATTGTGTTAGTGAATATGTTGTTAGTATTtttcaacttattttaatagttgaaataatcatattaaaataagattaaaaaattatataaatgtcaTAAACCATTTACATATAAGCTTAAATAAGTCATTCTAAATGTTCCAATTATTGGTCaaatgaagagaaagaacaaaTGAGCTAACCTTAGCAATTGCCTTGGGTGGGTATTCATTGTTTAGTTTAGGAtccacacattgtttcactTTGTCCTCACTCAATCTTGGAGTTGCCTTTACTTGTTAGAAATCACATTAGTAAaagaataacaataatgaaaacaaaagctaaGGCTAttaggaaaaattaaattaggggTAGATTCATTCAAACCAAGACTAAATATGTTGATGATTAAGACGTACCCAAGTGACAAGACTTTGTTGCCCTTTAGGCATTGTATGGTCTACTGGCTTTCTTCCTGTTAAAAGTTCCAAAAGCACAACTCCAAAACTATAAACATCGCTTTTTTGGGTTATTTGGCCTGTCATGGCATACCTAATAATGAAAGTAAATCATTTtgtaaaacatgaaaatatttttaacacaaATGATCATGTATATAAGCTAGGAACTTGAATCTTCTAAAGATGTGTTTTCTACTTATGTTTTGTTGtctacataaaattaataatattctcCATTaggaatcaaatatttatatgtttagTTATATGAAAATTGTTTAAGTCTAATTCAAAAAAGACTTAAACATGCATGATTTACATAAGTGGATATCCTATCAAACTAAGACCAAGGTAAAGTTCAAGCATACTCTGGAGCATGATAGCCAAATGTTCCTAAGACTCTTGTTGAATGTAGTCGTGCTGCAGTGTCAGAAGATTGATTTGTCAAGTTGAAATCTGCAACCTTGGACTCATAGTCATTGAAGAGTAAGACATTGCTAGATCTAACATCGCGATGAACTATAGAAGGTTGACACTTTTCATGAAGAAACTCAAGTCCTTTTGCTGCACCAAatgcaatttttattctttgactCCAATTTAAAATTGGACCAGGTTCAGCACCTTGCACTCCTTTTCTTCCTACAACATAAAAATTCTAGTGGTAAACTAAAGCACAATAAATTTTTCATCAATATGAAAgtcatttattaatatatattgttagGCCTACCGTGTAACACATCATGCAAAGAACCCAAACTTGCATATTGATAAACCAAAATTCTATAATTTTCCTCAAGACAATACCCCATCAACTCCACAAAATGCTCATTCTTCAATCTTGAAACAATTGATAACTACATGATCAATAGCGACATGATGTTAACTATGACAATTTCACTAGCCAAAACATTGACTCAAtgaatttaaaatcattaatggAAAAAAACATACTTGTGCTGCAAAATCAGAGTCAGGGTCTGGGGAAGAACTTGTATCCAGCTTCTTGATTGCAGCTTCCATACCGTCGCTCAATTTTGCATAGTAAACCTTCCCATAAGAACCTTCTCCTATCAAAGCCTCTGTACTAAAGTTGCTTGTTAATCGATCTAACTCATCCAATGAAATAGCGGGTATCTCAATTGGCAATGTTTTTTGTGGAGCACCATTTTTTACAACATTACCCCTAGGCTCGCCTCTGTCACCTCCTGAATTCAAAGGTTACTATAATGTAAATTAAGACTTAACCTAGGATACTAAAGATACTTAACTATAGTTAGGAACCATGCAGGAACAACAAACATTATGTCATTATTTTGTCGAGATAATGTTAATCGAATAATTacgatattaaattataaagttatGATTTATTTCTGGATAAGTTGTGCCAAATAGCTAAGCAATTTGTCATACTTATACATTCCTATGATATATAAGTGAGAGGAATGAAAATCTAGAGAAAATTTTAGTTACATGGTAATCCAGAATTAATTTGAGTTTGAATGTATTTTAGGGATattcataaaacttatatttaatattctcctttttttttctattctttgcCAATTCTCCTTTCTCAAACAAGGTAatgtaacattttcttttaattctaatttttcacaaataattgCTTGTCTTTTCACTTGTTCCAAACAACGTTCATaatcatgacccttcaaatgaAGTCACACAACATTTAATGCTCAATAAATAATGTGTGTCAAGTATCAATTGTCATGTTGCTAATTACATTCctttaaggtaaaaaaaataagtgttacCTCCTCCACCATTATATGCATTACCCTTTTTAGGTGATGCATTATATTGATTTCCAGGTGGAATGCCAAAATCCTCTTCTGCACCTCCACAACACAACATAGCTCAAAATAGTCTAGTAGTCTCaatatttcattcaaaataaatGATATCCAATGAATGACCTGAAATTATTATTACAATTAATGCTCAAATTATCATTTACTAAATAATTCATTGAGACAAGTGTTTTGAAGATGAGAGCTAatctttgaaattcaaattaaagcTACCCACGATTTAATGGTATCCTAAACAATATAATGAAATGCAAATATGACAAATTGTCACAATCACTCAAATGTAAAATTagagaagaataaaaattgtgattttagaagattaaattaaagaagaaaaaaaggttgTCTAAGAATTGAGAATATAAccctttcaattttgtttttgtattctTTTATCTTAAGAATTAAATTTCATGTTTATGCTCTAATCATACACTGAGTTAAAAATGTcccaaatataagaaaaaggtTGCTAACCTTACCTAAAAACATTACATAAGCAACCTTACATAAAAACATTAATCAAGTTGAAATCTacaatgaaacaaatatattgaaaatataaactaaagACATTAATTACCTCTGGCTTGCTCTTGAACAAGCCAGGAATCTCAAGGAGACAATATATGATTGATGATGAAGCCTAAAGGATTatgcatataaaattatatacaatAACGACATGgaggggaagaagaagaagaaaacataattgattgtttttcttcaaactCCTTCCAAATAAAATGAAGCACCATCATTTTGGATAAAAAGCACATGCCAATGTTTTTTCCCAAGAAAATCGGCTCCTAAccgaaaaaaaatacttctgaGGGTTGTGTATGTGCCACCACGATGCACATACTTTGCTTGTTACTATTTTAATGTTGAATCTCTATGATTTGTTGTTCTCATCACACCACATGTCAAAGGGTAATATGCACACTTGCAAGCACCATATCGATGTTACAACTCATACAAATATACGTAGTTGTAAATGAAATGACTCAAATTCATCAatgttttccattttttcttgGTAGGTTAATGTAAATGGattattttttctccaaaatCAATGCCAATGGATTCtattgaaattaagaaaaaaatatatatttgtaattatcTTCCCTTGTTTGGTAggccaacattttttttttcttcctttttttaaaaaactgaatagcatgttttatgaatttatagacctataatgcatatataaattcaaatatttttttttaaaacttaaataaaattggaaaaattaattaaaaaataatttataattatcaaaGAAATATgcacaatcaatttatttaaaactttaaacattatatatttttaattaaaatagactaaataattaaatgaatgataAAAGTACATCATATATCATCATTATCATAGTGTACACATGTATTGCATCATATATCATCATATTTATAAACACGCGTTACTATCATTTGTTTGATTTGCATCATACAACATCATCACACATATAATCATACACTATTGTCCTTAGTTTGATACAATAGTCCCGGTCCcaaaaaacagaaacataaaaagTACCATGAATATGTACATCATCATAAACACCTAACCACcctatatacaaaattaaaataagaaggcCTAGCTCAGAGCTGTTAACGGTCTACAATCCCCAAAATATACTCTAAAAGTACCAAAAAGCTAACTACGGAAAGTGTCAAATCCCTCAAAGGAAGTCCTTACCATGATTTGCCTCTGTCTCCTCTAAGTCATCCAAGTTAGCATCATCCATATCATGCATGTGATCCATCAGGCACATCTCCCCTATCCTCATGATGATCGATACtattagaagaagaagatgatgaagtcAACAAGTTTGTCATCATGCCGGGCACATATGAagttggagaagaagaagatgaagtcgACAAGTCAGCAACCATGCTAGATAGAGGAAGCGAATCCATTGGCATATGATACTAAGCAATAGGAGCAGGTATGATTGGAAACAAAGGGTGGTGGCTCTGGAATTGCATTGTCAATAGATGGATCTCGCTGAGCAGGGGAATCAGGCACATAAATGACATCATCCATGGGATGATACTTCGGAGCAGAAGGTGGTGGGTGAGGGGGTGGTGTAGCTCTAATATATCCCCCCAGAGCAATAGGATATAAATTTGTCCATAAAGTAAAACTAGTCATAGAAAGCCAACAATACTAGCAATTAGAGCCAAAATAGTAAAGGTGATGGATCCATAAAATGTGTTGATGTTGGTGTGTCCGTTATACACCCATTTTCCATAAGGGCTATATGAAATGTGGATGTTCCACACTATGTGGAATAAATCCATCATCTActcatacataaaataaaacaaaataaagaaaaacacacATAGAAAAAGGAGTAGGAATATATATAACCTCAATCACTTTTACAATAAGTTTGCAAGACTAAactataatataaataacaaacaaaTGGTAGTAAAATATAATGGGAATTCTAGGGTTAGACCTAAGTTCTTGAGGAACAATCCAAATTTCTTCATCACACGTATGGATCTATACCCTCTCCTCTAAAGGTTATCCTTAATCATTAGGATTTTTGGAAAGTGATTAGGAGCCCGTGTGCCTCTCTTCACTCGACACTAACATCCATACCTTTATTATCAATATCATTCTCGAGAAACAATCAATGTTTCAGCTCTGAGCCATCACAACTCCATCTAGAGGTATACTCTACATCAATCATGGTAATGCAGATTAGGTGTCAGGGTTATCTAGCAGATTTACATGATTTATTCCAACTCAAGGACGTTATCCTGACCATTGGAATGTTCACAACTCGATACATTTACCCTTTAGATCTTTCCAATGATCTATGCCTTCATCTTGCAATTTACCAAATTGTAACTTTCCATCCTTCATCACACATGCAATCCCTGCATGTTCCATAAATTTAATTCATCTCCTTGTTGATAGGAACTCTCAATTTGTGTCTTCATTGATAGATATTAAGttacaataatatttatattctttGGATTGTACGGTAGAATTTCATCTatcaatattcacaaaaatatatcatatatttgcatcatttgtaatattcacaaaaattatgaaaatgtaaaattataagtatttatatatatatatatatatatatatatatatatatatatatatatatatattttcctaacatttttaattataatttagttaaaacttatattttatactttaaaattatgagggattcttagttttcttattctcttacgtaaaaaaaagtatgtaaatatgaaatataataataaaataaattca
It contains:
- the LOC100777194 gene encoding probable protein kinase At2g41970, with protein sequence MLCCGGAEEDFGIPPGNQYNASPKKGNAYNGGGGGDRGEPRGNVVKNGAPQKTLPIEIPAISLDELDRLTSNFSTEALIGEGSYGKVYYAKLSDGMEAAIKKLDTSSSPDPDSDFAAQLSIVSRLKNEHFVELMGYCLEENYRILVYQYASLGSLHDVLHGRKGVQGAEPGPILNWSQRIKIAFGAAKGLEFLHEKCQPSIVHRDVRSSNVLLFNDYESKVADFNLTNQSSDTAARLHSTRVLGTFGYHAPEYAMTGQITQKSDVYSFGVVLLELLTGRKPVDHTMPKGQQSLVTWATPRLSEDKVKQCVDPKLNNEYPPKAIAKLAAVAALCVQYEADFRPNMTIVVKALQPLLNSKPTSVDPDT